Below is a window of Streptomyces sp. ITFR-16 DNA.
GCGTCCGGCCCCTGACCGGTGTCCGGACCGGTGTCCGGACCGGCCGGAGCCAGTACGGACGCGGGCTCGGCGGAGGCCACTGAGGAGGTGAGCGATCCGGGTCCTGGCACGGCGGGGGCGCCCCCGTCCGTCGCCGCACCGCCCGTTGCGGACCCGTCGGCGTGCGCCGGCTCCGTGCCCTGGCCCGGGACCTGGGCGACGCCGGTACGGGGCGCGGGGTGCGGCTCGGGGCTCTGGCCCGGCACGTGGTCCAGGGAGACGGTGCCGGCGGCATCCGCATCCGCCGGGCCGGCGCCGAGCAGCAGCGCCGCCCGGCCCGCGTCCTGCTTGCGCAGCAGCCGGATGGCCTCGGCCGCCGTCGCCGGGTCCGTCACCGCGACGGCGTCCGCCGCCGCGCCCAGCGCCGCCGCCACCGCGATCTCGTGCCCCGGGGCGACCGTGAGCAGTTCGGCGGCGGGCCCGAGCAGCCCCGCGAGCCGGTCCTTCGCCCCGAGCAGCACCCCGGTCCCGTCCTTGCGCCGCAGCCCGAGGGCCAGGGCGTCATGGCGGGCCGAGACCGCCGCGCGCTCGCGTTCGGCGGCGGTGGCCTCCTCCCGGGCCGCGGAGAGCGCGCGCTCCGCCTCCTTCAGCTCGGCCCTGGCCGCCTCGTGCTGTTCGCCGAGCTCCGTGTCCCCCGCGTCGAGCCCGTCGACCTCGGCCTTCAGCTGCTCGTACTCCTCCTGGGCCGCGACCGCCCGCTCCTGAGCCGCGTCACGGGAGGCGGCCAGCCGGTCGATCTCCGACTGTGCCGAACCGGCCCGGCTGCGCGCCGCGTTGACCTGGCCGTGCAACCGGGCGAGCCCTTCGCGGCGGTCGGCCAGGGCGCGGGCCGCGTCCTTGAGCCGGCGCTCCTCCGCCACCAACGCGCGCTCCAGCTCGGCGCGGTGGGCCGCGGTGTCCTCCAGCGCGTGCTCCGCCGCCTCCAGGGCCGCGGTCAGTTCCGCCTCCTGCTCACGGATCCGGGCCGCCTCGCGCTCCATGTCCTCCGGGTCGCGGCCCCGGCGCTCCTCCTCGGGCGGTGCGGTGGCGCTCTTCACCCGGGCGTCGGCCAGCGAGACCGTGCCGCGTACCCGCTCGGCGAGCTGCGACAGCTCGTACCAGGTCTGCTGGGCCCGCTGGAGGCGCGGGGTCAGCCGCCGCACCTCGTCCTCCAGTTCGGCCTCGCGCGCGAGGGCGGCCTTCAGTTCGGCCTCGGCCGCCTCCCGGCGCTGCTTGAGCGCGGCCTCGTCGGCGATCTCGCTGCGCAGCGCGGTGCGCAGGCGCACCAGGTCGTCGGCCAGCAGGCGCAGCCGGGCGTCGCGCAGATCGGCCTGGATGACGGCGGCCCGGCGGGCCACGGCCGCCTGCCGGCCCAGCGGCTTGAGCTGCCGCCGCAGTTCGTCGGTGAGGTCCTGCACCCGGGCCAGGTTCGCCCCCATCGCGTCCAGCTTCCGCAGCGCCTTCTCCTTGCGCTTGCGGTGCTTGAGGACACCCGCGGCCTCCTCGATGAACGCGCGGCGTCCCATCGGATCGGCGTGCAGGACGGAGTCCAGCTGGCCCTGGCCGACGATGACGTGCATCTCGCGGCCGATCCCGGAGTCCGACAGCAGTTCCTGGATGTCCAGCAGCCGGCAGGTGTCCCCGTTGATCTGGTATTCGCTGCCGCCGTTGCGGAACATGATCCGGGTGATTGTGACTTCGGCGTACTCGATGGGCAGCGCGCCGTCGGAATTGTCGATGGTCAGCGACACCTCGGCCCGGCCGAGCGGCGGCCGCCCGGTGGTCCCGGCGAAGATCACGTCCTCCATCTTGCCGCCACGCAGGGATTTGGCCCCCTGCTCCCCCATGACCCAGGAGAGCGCGTCCACCACATTGGACTTGCCCGACCCATTGGGACCGACCACGCAGGTGATCCCCGGTTCGAACCGCAGGGTCGTGGCGGAGGCGAACGATTTGAAACCACGCAGGGTCAGGGCCTTGAGGTGCACGCCGCCGGACTCTACCTTTCGCTCTCGGTTTCGCTGCTGAAAGTGCAGGGCACATCAGACGGTAAGGGAAGGGGTGTACGTCCGGGGGCGGGACCGGCGCAGGCCGGAGGGGAAAAGAAAGAAGGGACGCCGAAGCGTCCCTTGCAAATCTTGTGCAATGCTGCGTCGACGGATCACGCGTCCCCATGAGGACGCGCGTGCCCGGATCAGTGACAAGGCAGTCGAGAAGCAGATCAACAGCGATTGATCTTCAATGATCCGGTGACGATCCGGCGATGTTCCCGTGCGGCTGACGCGTGCAGCCCGACCGGCCCCTGAGGGCCATGGGTCAGGTCAGCGCGGGCTCCGCCTGAGGTACGTCGATGTCGATGCTGTCGAGCAGCGACTCTTGGTGCTGAGCGGCGGCGTTGAGCGCGTCGTTCTCGTCCTGAATCCGTACGAGCTCGGACTCAAGATCCTGGACGCGCTGCTGAAGCCGTCGCATCTCGGCGAGGAGTCGCGGGTCGGAACCGCCGACGTAACCGAGAAGCGCCTTTGCCATGATGGATGGTCCTCCACACTGAGTGACCGACCGATGCGGTGTGGGTCGTGAGGGAATCGCACCCGCGGTGTTCGGCAGTGCTCTGTGTTCACTGCTGTTCTGCTGCCAAACAGCTCTGCCGAACAGCTAAGGTGCGCGGGGTTTTCAGCGTCTCACCAAAAAGTTTGACGGTCAACACGATCACACCCCGTAGAGGCGGGCGTCCCGGGGGCGCGCGGCTTGACGATCATGCGGCGCGACTCTCCAGCGGGGCCCTCGGGGGCGCGTGGATCATCCTTACCGCCGCAGCCTGGCACGTCGGCCGGATCTTGGCAACCACCGGGTCATTCCGCAGGTCATTTCATGTGTACGGGAGATGTCGCCCTCCGCCGTCACCCCGCGACGCACCTCGAACACCGTCCGAACACGGGCCGTGTTACTCCTCCGTAGGAAAGCCGGATCAGCGGATCGCGAATCCGTCGTATCCGCCCCGCGGCGTGTCCCAGATCTCAGTGACTCCGTCAACGCGGCCGGGTGTGTCGTCCGAGCGGAGCCAATCCAGCAGACGGTGGCAATTGTCACGCCGGCCCTCGGCCACGACCTGCACTCTGCCGTCGTCGAGATTGAGGGCGAATCCGGTGAGGCCACCGATCTCCAAAGCATTTGCCCTGGTGAACCAGCGGAACCCTACTTGCTGTACTCGGCCGCGTACCCAAGCGGTGAGCCGTACATCTTCGTTCATGCCCGAACGCTAACCGGCCAATTGCTCGCGGAGCACTTCTCGCCGATGGGCCATGGGCTACAGTCCCCTCGCAAAAGCTTCACTCGATCGGGTGAGCAAAGGCGGCGCCGAAAACGGCGTCCAGGTCGTCAGAAGGGCACAGCAGATGGGACGCCATCGACGCGGCGCCGCAGCTCCCGCCGCCGAAGAGTTCACGGACGGGGCCGCGGGCCAGCACCGGAGCGGGCGCCGCAGGAAGCGGTCCGGCATACCCCTGCGCACGGGACTGCTCGGCGTCTCCGCGGCCATGGCCGTCGGAGCCGTCGCCGTCGCCTCCGGTCTGCTGCCCGGCGGCGACAGCTACCACGTGGGCGGCGGTCCTGCCGCCGACCAGGTGCGCGCGGACGGGGCCCCGGACCTGCTGACCCAGGGCGGCTCCACCACCGCGCCCGCCGACCGCGCCTCCGCGTCGGCCGCGGCCGGCCGAGGCACCGACCGCGCCGAGGGCCCCACGAAGTCGGGCTCCCCCAGGACCGGGTCGCCCTCCGCCTCACCCTCGAAGACCGCCTCGCCCTCGAAGTCGGCGGCAGCCAAGAAGCGGACCGGCGCCTCGAAGTCCCCGTCGGCGAGGACCCCGTCGTCGAAGGCCCCCGCCACCGAGGCCGCGAAGAGCTCGGCACCGGCCGCGCCCTCGACCTCGGCCGCGCCCAAGCCCTCCACCTCGGCCTCCGTCCCGGCCCCGCGCAAGACCAGCAAGCCGCCCGCCGACACCTCGGCCCAGGCCGCCGTGCTGGCCC
It encodes the following:
- a CDS encoding AAA family ATPase is translated as MHLKALTLRGFKSFASATTLRFEPGITCVVGPNGSGKSNVVDALSWVMGEQGAKSLRGGKMEDVIFAGTTGRPPLGRAEVSLTIDNSDGALPIEYAEVTITRIMFRNGGSEYQINGDTCRLLDIQELLSDSGIGREMHVIVGQGQLDSVLHADPMGRRAFIEEAAGVLKHRKRKEKALRKLDAMGANLARVQDLTDELRRQLKPLGRQAAVARRAAVIQADLRDARLRLLADDLVRLRTALRSEIADEAALKQRREAAEAELKAALAREAELEDEVRRLTPRLQRAQQTWYELSQLAERVRGTVSLADARVKSATAPPEEERRGRDPEDMEREAARIREQEAELTAALEAAEHALEDTAAHRAELERALVAEERRLKDAARALADRREGLARLHGQVNAARSRAGSAQSEIDRLAASRDAAQERAVAAQEEYEQLKAEVDGLDAGDTELGEQHEAARAELKEAERALSAAREEATAAERERAAVSARHDALALGLRRKDGTGVLLGAKDRLAGLLGPAAELLTVAPGHEIAVAAALGAAADAVAVTDPATAAEAIRLLRKQDAGRAALLLGAGPADADAAGTVSLDHVPGQSPEPHPAPRTGVAQVPGQGTEPAHADGSATGGAATDGGAPAVPGPGSLTSSVASAEPASVLAPAGPDTGPDTGQGPDAAAVAGLVSGPAGLVAAVRRLVRDMVVVGTLEDAEDLVAARPELTAVTADGDVLSAHFAHGGSAGAPSLLEVRASVDEAAAELDELAVRCTRLAEAQRLAAERRGACAALVEELGERRRAAEREKSGVAQQLGRLAGQARGAAGEAERMAASATRAQEALERATEEVEELAERLLVAEEAAGDGMDEEPDTAVRDRLSADGANARQTEMEARLQVRTHEERVKALAGRADSLDRGARAEREARARAEQRRARLRREAEVASAVAAGARQLLAHVEVSVVRAEQERALAEASKAERERELAAERNRGRDLKGELDKLTDSVHRGEVLGAEKRLRIEQIETKALEELGVEPAGLTAEYGPDQLVPPSPAAEGEELPEDPEHPRNLPKPFVRAEQEKRLKSAERAYQQLGKVNPLALEEFSALEERHKFLSEQLEDLKKTRADLMQVIKEVDERVEQVFTEAYRDTAREFEGVFSRLFPGGDGRLILTDPDNMLTTGVDVEARPPGKKVKRLSLLSGGERSLTAVALLVSIFKARPSPFYVMDEVEAALDDTNLQRLIRIMEELQESSQLIVITHQKRTMEVADALYGVSMQGDGVSKVISQRLR
- a CDS encoding acylphosphatase; translated protein: MNEDVRLTAWVRGRVQQVGFRWFTRANALEIGGLTGFALNLDDGRVQVVAEGRRDNCHRLLDWLRSDDTPGRVDGVTEIWDTPRGGYDGFAIR
- a CDS encoding CAP domain-containing protein, with the protein product MGRHRRGAAAPAAEEFTDGAAGQHRSGRRRKRSGIPLRTGLLGVSAAMAVGAVAVASGLLPGGDSYHVGGGPAADQVRADGAPDLLTQGGSTTAPADRASASAAAGRGTDRAEGPTKSGSPRTGSPSASPSKTASPSKSAAAKKRTGASKSPSARTPSSKAPATEAAKSSAPAAPSTSAAPKPSTSASVPAPRKTSKPPADTSAQAAVLALVNQERAKVGCSPVTASSSLASLAQNFSDDMAARGFFDHTDPDGKTPWDRADAAGVSGLGGENIARGQADAQAVMDAWMNSDGHRANILNCDYKTLGVGVHFGAGGPWWTQDFGF